One genomic region from Cryptococcus gattii WM276 chromosome C, complete sequence encodes:
- a CDS encoding high-affinity iron permease CaFTR1, putative (Similar to TIGR gene model, INSD accession AAW42481.1) produces the protein MAKNLFSVTIFFIVFRETIEAAIIVSVLLSFVEQLMVSGGLENESAQVERLSEEEEIKKTKRILRRMRIQIWAGTLTGFVIAVAVGAAFIAVWYTTLTDLWSNTEELWEGIFSLIACIIIYVMGLTFLKMDQSRVKWRIKLSEAFAHRAGKALFSFRGNNEDGEPERQLTEEQLAEERAMKKKARSGKYAIFFLPFITVVREGLEAIVFVGGVSLGQDGTSIPIAAIVGLVAGIFVGWCIYRTGSTLALHWFLIVSTCFLFLIGSGLFSKGVYDFEYYRFSSAVGSDVSESGNGPGSFQVAGNVWHLEYGNPEPGAVGTNGGWQIFNAILGWNNTASLGSILSYCFYWIAVIIGLAVMKWHEGRITVFGRGSKAHSRIQARAELKRVAEAQAVETGAAEGQALGGFERQHEGSSEEGTVRNTAHLDKNDDSHDVTLTPTTEKSL, from the exons ATGGCGAAGAACCTGTTCTCGGtcaccatcttcttcatcgtcttccGTGAGACTATCGAGGCGGCAATCATCGTTTC GGTTTTGTTGTCCTTCGTAGAACAGCTTATGGTTTCTGGAGGCCTCGAGAATGAAAGTGCCCAAGTTGAACGGCTCtcagaagaggaggaaatAAAGAAAACGAAACGCATTCTTCGGCGAATGCGCATCCAA ATTTGGGCGGGTACTTTGACTGGTTTCGTTATTGCCGTTGCTGTCGGCGCTGCTTTCATTGCTG TC TGGTATACT ACTCTTACCGACTTGTGGTCTAACACAGAAGAATTATGGGAGGGTATTTTCAGTCTTATCG CTTGTATCATCATCTACGTCATGGGTCTCACCTTTTTGAAGATGGACCAATCTCGAGTCAAGTGGCGTATCAAGCTTTCCGAAGCTTTTGCCCATCGCGCTGGCAAGGCCCTCTTCAGTTTCCGGGGCAACAACGAAGATGGCGAGCCTGAGAGGCAGCTCACCGAGGAGCAACTCGCCGAAGAGCGAGccatgaagaagaaggctcGAAGTGGAAAGTATgccatcttcttccttcctttcaTCACTGTCGTGCGAGAGGGTTTGGAGGCTATTGTCTTTGTTGGCGGT GTTTCTCTGGGTCAAGATGGTACCTCTATCCCCATTGCTGCTATTGTCGGTCTCGTCGCCGGTATCTTCGTTG GTTGGTGTATCTACCGTACTGGCTCTACTCTTGCTCTTCACTGGTTCTTGATTGTTTCTACCTGCTTCTTGTTCCTCATCGGTTCGGGATTGTTCAGC AAAGGAGTTTACGATTTTGAATACTAC CGATTCTCTTCTGCTGTTGGTAGTGATGTCTCCGAGTCTGGTAACGGTCCCGGTTCATTCCAAGTTGCTGGTAACGT CTGGCATCTGGAGTACGGAAATCCCGAGCCCGGAGCTGTCGGCACCAACGGTGGTTGGCAAATATTCAACGCCATTTTGG GTTGGAACAACACCGCTTCTCTCGGCTCCATCCTCTCTTACTGTTTCTACTGGATTGCGGTCATCATTGGCTTGGCTGTCATGAAGTGGCATGAAGGCCGTATCACAGTCTTTGGTCGAGGCTCTAAAGCCCATAGCCGTATCCAGGCGAGAGCTGAACTCAAGAGGGTTGCTGAGGCCCAGGCTGTCGAGACCGGCGCTGCTGAGGGTCAAGCTTTAGGGGGATTTGAGAGGCAGCACGAAGGATCTTCTGAAGAGGGCACCGTCCGCAACACAGCGCATCTCGATAAGAATGATGATTCTCACGACGTCACTCTCACTCCCACGACTGAGAAAAGCCTTTGA
- a CDS encoding Hypothetical Protein (Similar to TIGR gene model, INSD accession AAW42721.1), with the protein MFGLRAWPTPIVKPLWPFMASAAITVAGVWAVQEKAVSTPDALKDPKNPFAASKAKQNAH; encoded by the exons ATGTTCGGTCTCCGCGCTTGGCCCACTCCT ATCGTTAAGCCTCTCTGGCCCTTCATGGCTTCCGCCGCCATCACCGTTGCCGGTGTCTGGGCCGTCCAGGAGAAGGCCGTCAGCA CCCCTGACGCTCTTAAGGATCCCAAGAACCCCTTTG CTGCCTCCAAGGCTAAGCAGAACGCTCACTAG
- a CDS encoding ferroxidase, putative (Similar to TIGR gene model, INSD accession AAW42479.1) has product MPGLSSLFLASATAASVATAAVHDLYWNITYATANPDQLHNKTQAIGVNGTWPPPPIVVNQGDTLTVHAFNGLGSVGTTLHSHGNYFNGSNYYDGAAAVTQCPIPPGETLVYEIPVNDQWGTYWIHGHYDGQYVDGLRAPLIIMPNETTERTDITWDEDFTIIMGDWYHDTSPHLVSSYFLNWVNPTGAEPIPDSVTFYVMNTTSGEYLSSNIAQGVDVSADVNNNAAIPFEPGKKYRIRFINMSALAMLHIYMGGHTFDIIEVDAVDIEPYQSTNLTVSVAQRYSILVEALNTTDANYAIMFYQDTNMYDTVPDTLAINNSVTLQYDASLGPADMFNITDDTWPTLDDTRFVPLQAKGSAEADVSYELGAYFDTFDDGTNRAAFNNITYVMPTTPSLFTQLSMGTDAWDTRIYGQQTHALMMPHLEMIELVIVNWDTGFHPFHLHGHEFQIMAKSFDVTSNDTSINPPVLENQSNPARRDTLMVPPGGSVHIRFRADNPGAWIFHCHIDWHMDSGLAVIMITDPSYSQLRLEIPQTMKDHCEYWGHSATGNVVGLNSTTDFKGEAVGPLPLVMGWTPKAKGALAGCIIAALAGFASVVWYGAEHLDEKDVEAEIRRKAEIKAASGGKFGMIKKMVKKQ; this is encoded by the exons ATGCCTGGGCTATCATCCTTGTTCCTCGCCTCAGCAACGGCTGCCTCTGTGGCTACAGCAGCCGTTCATGACCTGTACTGGAATATTACCTATGCCACAGCCAACCCAGACCAACTTCATAACAAAACCCAGGCCATTGGTGTTAATGGTACTTGGCC ACCACCGCCTATCGTTGTAAACCAAGGCGACACCCTCACCGTCCATGCGTTTAACGGCCTTGGATCTGTTGGGACCACTCTTCATTCCCATGGCAATTATTTCAATGGAAGTAATTATTACGATGGCGCCGCTGCAGTTACTCAATGTCCTATCCCTCCAGGTGAGACACTTGTCTATGAAATCCCTGTTAATGACCAGTGGGGAACCTACTGGATCCAC GGTCATTACGACGGCCAGTATGTTGATGGTCTGAGAGCTCCTCTTATTATTATGCCTAATGAGACCACTGAGAGAACGGATATTACTTGGGACGAGGACTTCACTATCATCATGGGTGACTGGTATCATGACACTAGCCCCCACCTTGTGTCCAGCTACTTCTTGAACTGG GTTAACCCTACTGGCGCTGAGCCTATACCTGATTCTGTTACCTTCTACGTTATGAACACCACATCTGGTGAATACCTGAGCAGTAATATTGCCCAAGGAGTGGATGTTAGTGCCGACGTCAACAACAATGCCGCTATCCCCTTCGAACCTGGAAAGAAGTACCGAATCCGTTTCATCAACATGAGCGCTTTGGCCA TGCTTCATATCTACATGGGTGGCCATACCTTTGACATTATTGAGGTTGATGCCGTCGATATTGAGCCTTACCAGTCCACCAATCTCACGGTGTCTGTCGCCCAGCGATACTCCATTTTGGTCGAGGCCCTCAACACTACTGATGCCAACTACGCAATCATGTTTTACCAGGACACTAACAT GTATGACACTGTCCCCGACACTCTCGCCATAAACAACTCGGTCACTCTCCAATACGACGCTTCATTGGGACCTGCGGACATGTTCAACATCACCGACGACACTTGGCCAACGCTCGACGATACCCGATTTGTGCCCTTACAAGCCAAAGGAAGTGCCGAGGCTGACGTGAGCTACGAGCTTGGAGCCTACTTTGATACTTTTGATGATGGAACCAACCGTGCTGCCT TCAACAACAT CACTTATGTCATGCCCACCACTCCCAGTCTCTTCACTCAACTTTCCATGGGAACCGACGCTTGGGATACTCGTATCTATGGTCAGCAAACCCACGCTTTGATGATGCCTCATCTAGAGATGATTGAACTTGTCATCGTCAACTGGGATACTGGTTTCCATCCCTTCCACCTACACGGTCACGAGTTCCAGATCATGGCCAAGTCTTTTGACGTCACTTCAAACGACACTAGTATAAACCCTCCTGTCTTAGAGAACCAATCGAACCCGGCGAGACG TGACACTCTCATGGTTCCTCCTGGAGGCTCTGTCCACATTCGTTTCAGGGCTGATAACCCTGGTGCTTGGATTTTCCATTGCCACATCG ATTGGCACATGGACAGTGGTCTCGCCGTCATCATGATCACCGACCCCAGCTACTCTCAATTGAGGTTAGAAATCCCGCAGACCATGAAAGACCATTGCGAGTACTGGGGCCACAGCGCAACCGGTAACGTTGTTGGTTTGAACTCTACCACCGATTTCAAGGGTGAAGCCGTTGGACCTTTGCCTCTTGTCATG GGTTGGACACCCAAGGCCAAGGGAGCTTTGGCTGGCTGTATCATTGCCGCCTTGGCTGGTTTCGCCTCCGTCGTCTGGTATGGGGCCGAACATTTGGACGAAAAAGATGTCGAGGCAGAGATCAGGAGAAAGGCAGAGATCAAGGCTGCTTCCGGTGGCAAGTTCGGGATGAtcaagaagatggtgaagaagcAGTGA
- a CDS encoding Hypothetical Protein (Similar to TIGR gene model, INSD accession AAW42719.1) — MFLYTWTPWLGPQSTPLWLGLIQAIVGIENLLSSKNVVLIPAWSLFVVGLLNIVLGGTVLYVGRNLPKFPPPPLYFNMSQRLLFWTSLPPCYHQLFGQQAKEKKTEGENADHRYSNAAEIELDDEDEEKAIGIQAHPSQRLQRPIAPISLPDSEVRPVYQDVARGGYPTFSGSGLTDTERQVPTGFLERSKDGRIIKFISEKGEEVEKPVLPNDEGYRKEGKLAEKTRMGHSSGQKGKEQQSFNQKGSGDQLSPMNHSKRVPVFLLNSEKIQGGISARGMEDGESSKRAALSRTRSVENPRRQTLDKMQKLLVAENNTQSDSSDPERQSYLSSISGLSATEDVGPQFPLPPEGQALGKFCTQLALLPGSPALEEKSTVAMPLKKGVGSMRRLALPRSRSDKEMPHINTNRQNLKTNAQVDVEPPASAPPPSPTPSLPKALLAPKIPQCKRAMTLGSHLNLQQPLRSSFATVSRTNSARFAKSTRLARGVRFVDKVDEKSPSPPITEGTPITADSHDTNKDSKDDAGLKLENTRRSVRISRTNFHLPLPIIGTFKKEATRPESFTSSSIDSDSFDLKVGSEGPITRTQRGDSNRFAGDRSHNRRRSDEKADLPRLGRPKTMAFLDGDHLSGEREINSIRRPSSLGIDSRSSREMS, encoded by the exons ATGTTCTTATACACATGGACGCCTTGGTTGGGCCCGCAGAGTACGCCGTTGTGGCTCGGATTAATCCAGGCTATTGTTGGTATTGAAAACCTTC TAAGTTCCAAAAATGTAGTACTTATACCCGCATGGAGCTTGTTCGTTGTAGGATTATTGAATATCGTTTTG GGAGGCACCGTACTTTATGTTGGTCGCAATCTTCCGAAAttccctcctccacctctgTATTTTAACATGTCTCAACGCCTCCTATTTTGGACCTCCTTACCTCCATGTTACCATCAGCTTTTCGGACAGCAAGCCAAGGAGAAAAAAACAGAAGGAGAAAACGCCGATCACCGTTATTCAAATGCGGCTGAGATCGAGTTGGATGACGAGGACGAAGAGAAGGCAATAGGTATCCAGGCTCACCCTTCGCAACGGCTTCAACGTCCAATCGCGCCTATTTCACTTCCGGATTCTGAAGTAAGACCGGTTTATCAAGACGTGGCACGAGGGGGGTATCCCACCTTTTCCGGAAGTGGGTTGACGGACACTGAGAGACAAGTTCCTACTGGATTTTTGGAGAGATCCAAAGATGGGAGGATAATCAAATTCATCAGcgagaagggagaggaagtGGAAAAGCCCGTACTTCCGAATGACGAAGGCTATAGAAAGGAGGGAAAGCTTGCGGAGAAAACACGGATGGGACATTCAAGTGGGCAAAAAGGGAAGGAACAACAGAGCTTCAACCAGAAGGGATCCGGAGACCAGCTATCACCAATGAACCATTCAAAAAGAGTGCCTGTGTTTCTGTTGAACTCCGAGAAGATTCAAGGAGGCATCTCAGCTAGAGGTATGGAGGACGGAGAGTCATCGAAGAGGGCAGCATTATCTCGAACCAGAAGTGTTGAAAACCCCAGACGACAAACCTTGGACAAAATGCAAAAGTTGCTGGTTGCCGAAAACAATACGCAGAGTGACAGTTCGGATCCTGAACGTCAGTCATACTTGTCAAGCATCTCGGGCCTGTCAGCTACAGAGGACGTAGGACCACAATTCCCCCTGCCTCCAGAAGGACAAGCTTTAGGGAAATTTTGTACCCAGCTAGCTTTATTACCCGGTTCCCCGGCATTGGAAGAGAAGTCAACAGTAGCAATGCCTCTTAAAAAAGGTGTAGGTTCCATGAGAAGGCTCGCTCTTCCCAGGTCTCGCAGCGATAAAGAGATGCCTCACATAAACACTAACAGACAGAATCTTAAGACAAACGCCCAGGTAGATGTAGAGCCTCCAGCTTCTGcacctcctccttctccaacGCCCTCACTGCCTAAAGCACTTCTCGCACCTAAAATCCCACAATGCAAGCGTGCAATGACACTTGGTTCTCATCTAAATCTTCAACAGCCCCTTCGCTCATCTTTTGCCACTGTGTCGCGCACCAACTCGGCCCGATTCGCCAAAAGCACTAGATTAGCGAGAGGAGTCCGCTTTGTAGATAAAGTGGACGAAAAGTCGCCCTCTCCGCCCATTACTGAGGGGACTCCGATTACCGCGGACAGCCATGACACCAACAAAGATAGTAAAGATGATGCAGGATTAAAACTAGAAAACACTAGGCGAAGCGTCAGAATTTCACGTACAAATTTTCATCTGCCCTTGCCGATCATAGGGACGTTTAAGAAGGAAGCGACTCGACCGGAATCCTTTACTTCTTCATCTATAGATAGCGACTCCTTCGACCTCAAAGTCGGCAGCGAAGGACCCATTACTAGAACACAAAGAGGAGACAGTAACAGATTCGCTGGGGACAGAAGTCATaacagaagaagatcgGACGAAAAGGCTGACTTACCCAGACTAGGTAGGCCCAAGACGATGGCCTTTCTAGATGGAGATCATCTTAGTGGTGAAAGAGAGATTAACTCAATACGGAGACCTTCAAGTTTGGGTATCGATTCTAGATCATCGAGAGAGATGTCGTAG
- a CDS encoding farnesyl-diphosphate farnesyltransferase, putative (Similar to TIGR gene model, INSD accession AAW42476.1), translating into MGIINLIVLGATHPMELRAMITFAIWRDTRDITDKVELATTHYDRPTMRKCWDFLDLTSRSFARVIRELEGELARIVCLFYLVLRALDTVEDDMTIPNDVKLPLLRALHTKLYEPGWTFKGSKEKDKIVLEEFDAIQTEFSLLDPKYQSVIADICKKMGAGMADFAALATPEQPVAEINSIADYDLYCHYVAGLVGEGLSGLFAASGKERSFIADQLTLSNSMGLLLQKTNIYRDLHEDVIDGRGFWPRAIWSKYGFNSMKELIDPERETEAMWAASEMVLDALRHATDALDYMTLLKCQSVFNFVAIPAVMAIATLERTFMNKKIFKENVKIRKGETLRLIMRATNPRDVSYIFREYARKIHAKVHKDDPNLLKLSIACGKIEQWAEHHYPSFIQIGSGAGNGVQSAIDPTSNDARAALFLRLAKESQEAARKARQEKFMADLRAKGLIKEKSDETDGDDEAKKQYEALQNEQTAPWLMIVGVIVGMLALMAVLGGIVVWVILKVYDE; encoded by the exons ATGGGCATAATTAACCTTATCGTGCTGG GTGCCACCCACCCC ATGGAGCTTCGGGCAATGATCACCTTTGCCATTTGGCGCGACACTAGGGATATTACGGACAAGGTCGAGCTGGCGACAACCCATTATGATCGACCAACCATGCGAAAGTGCTGGGATTTCCTCGATTTGACCAGTAGAAGTTTTGCGAGGGTCATCAGGGAGCTGGAAGGAGAACTTGCCAGGATT GTCTGTTTGTTCTATCTTGTGCTACGTGCACTGGACACCGTCGAAGACGACATGACCATCCCCAACGATGTTAagcttcctcttctccgcGCATTGCACACGAAGCTCTACGAGCCTGGATGGACATTCAAGGGATCAAAGGAAAAGGACAAAATTGTCTTGGAGGAATTTGACGCTATCCAAACAGAGTTCTCTTTGCTCGATCCCAA GTACCAATCTGTCATTGCCGACATCTGCAAGAAGATGGGTGCTGGTATGGCTGATTTTGCCGCCCTTGCTACCCCCGAACAACCTGTAGCTGAAATCAACTCCATTGCTGACTACGACCTTTACTGTCACTATGTCGCTGGTCTCGTTGGTGAAGGTCTTTCTGGTTTGTTCGCTGCGTCCGGCAAGGAACGTTCTTTCATTGCCGACCAACTCACTCTTTCCAACTCTATGGgcctccttctccagaAGACTAACATCTATCGTGACTTGCACGAGGATGTTATTGACGGCCGAGGCTTTTGGCCTAGGGCAATCTGGTCAAAGTATGGTTTCAACTCTATGAAGGAGTTGATTGACCCTGAAAGGGAGACCGAAGCAATGTGGGCCGCGAGCGAAATGGTACTCGATGCGTTGAGACATGCTACGGATGCTTTGGACTACATGACACTGTTAAAGTGCCAGAGCGTGTTCAACTTCGTGGCAATCCCTGCTGTCATGGCCATTGCGACTTTGGAGAGGACGTTTATGAACAAGAAGATTTTCAAAGAAAATGTGAAGATCAGGAAAGGAGAAACTCTTAGG TTGATTATGCGAGCAACGAATCCTCGTGACGTGTCTTACATTTTCCGAGAATACGCCCGCAAGATTCACGCCAAAGTCCACAAGGACGATCCCAACCTCCTCAAATTGTCCATTGCTTGTGGCAAG ATCGAGCAATGGGCTGAGCACCACTACCCCTCATTCATTCAAATCGGCAGCGGCGCGGGCAACGGCGTCCAATCTGCCATTGACCCCACTTCTAATGATGCGCGTGCAGCCTTATTCTTGCGTCTCGCTAAGGAATCGCAAGAAGCTGCTCGCAAAGCTCGTCAAGAGAAGTTCATGGCCGACCTTCGCGCTAAGGGGCTcatcaaggagaagagcGATGAAACTGACGGTGATGATGAAGCCAAGAAGCAATATGAGGCGCTTCAAAACGAGCAGACTGCGCCTTGGCTCATGATTGTTGGTGTCATTGTCGGTATGTTGGCATTGATGGCTGTGTTGGGAGGTATTGTTGTTTGGGTTATTCTGAAAGTGTACGATGAG TAA
- a CDS encoding X-Pro aminopeptidase, putative (Similar to TIGR gene model, INSD accession AAW42477.1), with translation MRNTALKLALPRPSMLRQLAFSRALPQSSSVISVRTYSSSSTISLPKPPKFGQPHATTHPHLVRPGELTPGVPGEEYERRRRQLMESLGEGSKIICMGGTVRLMSQSIFYRFRQSTDFYYLTGFHEPDATVVLESKPSSPRGYKYTLFVPAKDPHDTLWEGERAGLEGATSIFGADEAYSNTSLSSFLPGILSSGTIYASLPPSPSPSPSSQPFHPPSPRRRSSLLKLFSPSTFPPSSNSEFLPSDPPHLLLAGALSSERAVPLEKHIQKLRMVKSPIEIQLMKKAADISSAAHTKVMRAAKVGGREAELEAVFEFECAMRGSERQAYVPVVASGANALVIHYTKNDCTLDQDDMVLIDAGCEYHMYTSDITRTFPVSGAFTAPQRDLYQAVLNTQKECIKRCRVEDRVNLSELHRASCGLLLEELKQIGFKLSVGDVERTLYPHFLSHHLGSDLHDCPTRDRNAVLTDGNVISIEPGVYVPFDNRFPKHFHGQGIRIEDEIAFTRNGPLVLSANAPKEIADVEGACQGLLE, from the exons ATGCGAAACACTGCTCTAAAACTCGCCCTCCCTCGTCCCAGCATGCTGAGACAGCTCGCCTTCTCGCGCGCGCTCCCACAATCCTCATCCGTCATCTCAG TTCGCACAtactcctcttcctccacaATCTCCCTCCCAAAACCACCCAAGTTTGGTCAGCCCCATGCAACTACTCACCCCCATCTCGTTCGTCCTGGAGAGCTTACACCTGGCGTACCTGGAGAGGAGTATGAACGACGGAGACGGCAGTTGATGGAGAGTCTCGGAGAAGGATCAAAGATTATCTGTATGGGTGGGACTGTGAGGTTGATGTCTCAGA GTATTTT CTATCGATTTAGACAAT CAACGGACTTTTACTACCTTACTGGTTTCCACGAGCCTGACGCTACTGTGGTTTTGG AATCAAAGCCTTCATCTCCCAGAGGATACAAGTATACCTTGTTCGTGCCAGCCAAAGACCCCCATGATACATTGTGGGAAGGGGAGCGGGCAGGCCTTGAGGGTGCTACATCCATCTTCGGTGCTGACGAA GCTTACTCTAACACgtctctttcttcttttcttcccGGTATACTCTCTTCAGGTACCATTTACgcatctcttcctccatccccCTCACCCTCACCTTCATCTCAACCTTTCCATCCTCCCTCACCCCGTCGTCGCTCATCGCTCCTTAAACTATTCTCTCCTTCTACATTCCCTCCATCATCAAATTCCGAATTCCTTCCCTCTGACCCCCCacaccttcttctcgccGGTGCTCTCTCCTCTGAACGAGCGGTCCCTCTTGAAAAACACATTCAAAAACTCCGAATGGTCAAATCGCCAATAGAGATCCagttgatgaagaaggctgCTGATATTAGCAGTGCTGCTCATACTAAGGTGATGAGAGCAGCTAAAGTAGGTGGAAGGGAGGCAGAGCTTGAGGCTGTCTTTGAGTTTGAATGTGCAATGAGAGGTAGTGAGAGGCAGGCATACGTTCCTGTTGTTGCTTCTGG GGCCAATGCCTTAGTTATACATTATACCAAGAACGACTGTACACTGGATCAAGATGAC ATGGTTTTGATTGATGCCGGTTGCGAATACCATATGTACACGTCCGACATTACGCGTACCTTCCCCGTGTCCGGCGCCTTCACTGCACCTCAACGCGATCTGTACCAAGCCGTGTTGAATACGCAAAAGGAGTGTATCAAGAGGTGTAGAGTGGAGGACAGGGTCAACTTGAGCGAACTCCATAGGGCTA GTTGTGGGCTGTTGCTGGAGGAGTTGAAACAAATTGGGTTCAAATTGAGTGTGGGGGATGTTGAAAGAACATTG TATCCTCACTTTTTATCTCATCACCTAGGCTCTGACCTTCATGACTGTCCTACGAGAGACCGTAACGCTGT TTTGACTGATGGAAACGTTATCTCCATTGAGCCCGGCGTCTATGTTCCTTTCGACAATAGATTCCCAAAACACTTCCACGGACAAGGGATTCGAATAGAA GATGAGATTGCATTCACCAGGAATGGACCCCTCGTACTTTCAGCCAATGCCCCCAAGGAAATTGCCGATGTGGAGGGTGCTTGTCAAGGACTGCTGGAGTAG
- a CDS encoding MipD, putative (Similar to TIGR gene model, INSD accession AAW42722.1) — protein sequence MNNKKASGQTVASSNWLQLQSTLSTITKGKTLSNSKASKSQNSQNSPNRPGSSSRIKRKSMHSQGIGQYMGRVEVASTANMTVSERLPSPSISQLRKGKVSSTEPCILLEPSSDSPLLHELRHMVLGNHVLSENQREPGQYLAIDCEMVGVGPNGMENTLARVSIVNYHGAVILDTFVQPREPVTDYRTWISGVKQSDLLGAPQFEEVHKQVADLLHDKILVGHAIDNDLKVLMLTHPGPLTRDTQKHKPLQEIAKNKRPGLKKLSELLLGVQIQIGAHSSIVDARVTMALYRLHKKEWERSVWRQTEAYRSTSSINKPEDVLGKRGYDEREVEDGEDAGGESKGKHKMKRGTGGSRQQFPGGGRKGISSGLDVIVRRNGKRVEENGRGDGRSHRKAGRGGISTFTGSESWWELPAA from the exons ATGAACAAT AAGAAAGCTTCAGGACAAACCGTTGCCAGCTCTAACTGGCTTCAACTGCAAAGT ACCTTGTCCACCATTACCAAGGGCAAAACTTTGTCTAATTCCAAAGCCTCCAAATCGCAGAACTCTCAAAATTCACCGAACAGACCAGGCAGTTCCTCCAGGATAAAACGCAAGAGTATGCATTCTCAGGGGATCGGACAATACATGGGAAGAGTTGAAGTTGCTTCCACTGCCAATATGACTGTATC CGAACGACTGCCATCACCTTCTATAAGCCAGTTGAGGAAAGGGAAAGTCAGCTCCACTGAACCATGTATCCTTTTAGAGCCGTCTTCGGATTCTCCTTTACTGCATGAGCTGAGACATATGGTTCTGGGTAATCATGTTTTGTCTGAAAATCAAAGGGA GCCCGGACAATA CCTCGCCATCGATTGTGAAATGGTTGGTGTTGGACCAAATGGCATGGAAAACACCCTCGCCCGAGTCTCCATTGTCAATTACCACGGCGCGGTCATTCTGGATACATTTGTGCAACCCCGTGAACCCGTTACCGATTACCGTACATGGATCTCTGGGGTCAAGCAGTCCGATTTGTTGGGAGCGCCCCAGTTTGAAGAGGTACATAAGCAGGTTGCAGATCTACTGCATGACAAGATCTTGGTTGGGCATGCTATAGATAATGACCTGAAG GTCTTGATGTTAACTCATCCTGGGCCCCTCACTAGAGATACCCAGAAACATAAGCCTCTGCAAGAAATTGCCAAAAATAAGAGACCAGGCTTGAAAAAACTGTCGGAATTATTACTCGGGGTCCAGATACAGATAGGAGCTCATAGTTCT ATCGTTGATGCACGAGTGACCATGGCCCTATACCGACTTCATAAAAAGGAATGGGAACGGTCTGTCTGGCGTCAAACAGAGGCATACCGGAGTACTTCTTCTATCAACAAACCCGAGGATGTCCTTGGCAAGCGTGGGTATGACGAAAGAGAAGTtgaggatggagaagaCGCTGGAGGGGAAAGCAAGGGCAAGCACAAGATGAAGAGGGGTACTGGCGGTAGTCGTCAACAGTTCCCTGGTGGTGGGAGGAAAGGGATCAGTAGTGGTTTAGATGTTATTGTGAGGAGGAATGGAAAAAGGGTGGAAGAGAATGGGAGAGGGGATGGAAGGAGTCACAGGAAGGCCGGCAGGGGGGGAATATCGACTTTTACTGGAAGTGAGAGCTGGTGGGAGCTGCCAGCGGCATGA